A DNA window from Gigantopelta aegis isolate Gae_Host chromosome 4, Gae_host_genome, whole genome shotgun sequence contains the following coding sequences:
- the LOC121370707 gene encoding ras guanine nucleotide exchange factor P-like, whose translation MYSKTLLPSCVWLLACFGLFGRTAIMHRRRSDNAIYDNTNYEDSNDDTNYYNNNHNTNYDDANHNTNYDNTNHNTNYDDANHNNPTTTTPTMTTRTMTMPTTTMPTTIIPTTTMPTTIIPTTTTTDQCDLCCEHSGVLDSDECECTCRPNFYGVTCEKNCFREAVSAARERITYLCESTAYTASCATSCNACRERRCRNSDQSFCGEFLRRNIILAVVGFCNDRDGDDCQRLCRRVYLRHTLFSQSS comes from the exons ATGTATTCGAAGACTTTGTTACCAAGCTGTGTTTGGCTCCTGGCATGTTTTGGTCTGTTTGGCCGTACTGCCATCATGCACCGGCGAAGAAG CGACAATGCCATTTATGACAATACCAACTACGAAGACTCCAACGACGACAccaactactacaacaacaaccacaacacCAACTACGACGACGCCAACCACAACACCAACTACGACAACACCAACCACAACACCAACTACGACGACGCCAACCACAACAACCCAACTACGACGACACCAACAATGACGACACGAACAATGACAATGCCAACTACGACAATGCCAACTACGATAATACCAACAACGACAATGCCAACTACGATAATACCAACTACGACGACGAcag ATCAATGTGACTTATGCTGTGAACACAGTGGTGTTTTAGACTCCGACGAATGTGAGTGCACATGCAGGCCTAACTTCTATGGTGTCACCTGTGAGAAAA ACTGTTTCAGAGAAGCAGTGTCTGCGGCACGTGAACGAATCACATATCTCTGTGAAAGTACTGCGTACACTGCTTCGTGTGCTACATCCTGCAACGCTTGTAGAG AACGGAGGTGTAGAAATAGTGACCAAAGTTTCTGTGGGGAGTTCCTACGAAGAAATATTATCCTGGCAGTAGTAGGATTCTGCAACGATCGTGATGGCGACGATTGCCAGCGGCTTTGTCGACGAGTTTACCTAA GACATACGCTTTTCAGCCAGTCGTCGTAA